In Rhodospirillaceae bacterium, one DNA window encodes the following:
- a CDS encoding iron-sulfur cluster assembly protein, translating to MAGITEQQILDALKNIKDNGDDIVSQNMVTGIQIQDGHVAFAIEVDPERGPQLEPLRKEAEKSVFDLPGVISATVVLTAERASGGNGGGNGGGHDHGHDHGHSHGP from the coding sequence ATGGCAGGAATAACAGAGCAACAAATTTTAGACGCTCTTAAGAATATTAAAGATAACGGTGACGATATTGTAAGCCAGAACATGGTTACAGGCATACAAATTCAAGACGGCCACGTAGCGTTTGCCATCGAAGTAGACCCGGAACGCGGGCCACAATTGGAACCCTTGCGCAAGGAAGCTGAGAAATCGGTATTTGACCTTCCGGGTGTCATTTCGGCGACTGTCGTGCTGACCGCAGAGCGCGCGAGTGGCGGAAACGGCGGGGGTAACGGCGGTGGTCACGATCACGGGCATGATCACGGGCACAGTCACGGACC